Below is a genomic region from Ziziphus jujuba cultivar Dongzao chromosome 7, ASM3175591v1.
AAATAGATACCCAAAACGTCAGTATTGATTAGTTTACTATGTTGAAACGGGTAGCTTTCTTTTTAAACTGGAGTACAAACAAGTAAGGAAGAGAAAATTGATTCATCCCCAAAGAGGTATTGCCAAAATCCAACGAAAGATTAGTACCTACCTGATGTGTAATCAATGTATAATCATTTTCTTGTACATTTTTCTAACATTTTGAACTACAAATCTAACTACCTTACTATACCAGTGATGACAGTATTCAAAAGTGAAAGCTGACAGCCCATAGCTACCACCTAACGCCCAGGTTGAAACTTCATTAAAGAGCCAAGTATGGCAGATGGGAGTGGAGTTTTGGAATTGAttttaacaataacaatatcaaAATGTGAATCAAAATTCATCACTAACCAACAAATGTTCTTACTATCTAGCCAAATTACATCAGCTTGCAACAATGTCATACATGAAAATCTGATACACATATAATAACCATACCATACGTTTCATGTTTTCATATGTTAAAAGTGACGCATACTTCCATAAAAATTCTTTTCATATCATACAGCATTCATAAGTTCTTGTCATTCCTACATGTTTTCCAaacttaaaaggtaaaaaaagtCAAGGTCTACCAATCGGTATTCAAGTGCACTTATTGTGATAAGTATCACTAGAAAAAAGGATGAAGCTTCAATATAACAAAATTAGTACTTTTCACCATGAGAAAAGAGTTGATGGATGTGTACAAACACGATATGGATGTGCAAAAACATGACAGCACCAGCAAATTGATGGAGAAGAAACACAACAGCACTAGCAGGAATAGCAGCAAGCTCAAAACAACGACAACTTCAGCATGAACAGTAACAGCACCTAAAACAGGGGAGAACAGAGTGCTATAGTGTTATAGAGATTTTCACTCACAAGATATCTCTTAACTGATAAAGCAGCAATGCATCCAGATCCAGCAACAGTTACAGCTTGCCTCCACTCATGATCCCATTGAGACATCAAGAAATAGAATTACAAGTAATTATCTTCCTGCTACACATTACGGTGGACTCTTTTTTTGGGCAAGAACGTGAATGAAAAGCAGAGATATAATTCCCCATTAAGCATTCCATGTGTAATGCATCGGAGCTCCAAATTTCCTACGAGTCCGCTTCGATTTGTAATACAAGCCAACAAAATCGATGTAGAATAATCCATTGCCAAGCATTGGAGGCTGAGCAGTTAGGGAGTGGCTATTGGAGGAGGAGTTAAAGAGTTAAGCAATGGGACTGGTGACTGAGTACTACAACACCATAGCAGAGATCGTAGAGAAAAAAAGAGTGAGAGGGAAAAGGATCGTggggagaaaaaggaaaaggacatGGAATggagcaacaaaaataaaataaaaacagataagagtgtgagagagagaaagagagagagagaggtccgGAACCACAACCACCCACCTCCTAAATTACTTACACCTTCTATTCCTCTCCCTGGCATCTACTGCGTGTTCCCTCTCTTAATGTAAACCCACACTCacactctctccctctctctctctttccgcTACTTCGGAGTCAATGTCGTGTGTGTTATGGTTCACCATCTGGATGCTTGAAATTGAGCATAGAACCTCCTTCCACAGCTTCAAGATCATTCTTCGAATCtaataaaagaaagaacttAAATATCAGAAGGGTTACTAGTAAGCAAAAGAGGAAAATTGGATGTGAAATGTGGTAGGTGGGGTACtggtaagagagagagaaagaaattgtACATGGTTTATAGAGTAAGGGTAGAGTTGGAATAATGAAAAGAAGGTGGGTAGATAAAAAAGGTTTAAAAGAGAAGGGGTATTTTTTCATTAAGGCATTTAAAATAACGGTATAAAGCCAAATTTCCCATGTCAAAAGCCTTTCGCCCACATTTATTAAACCCTAACAACCATTAACTCTGACACGTTAACCCTCTACCGCCGTCAAGAAAAGTGAAAAGAAGTCAATTTGGTAACTGGTTCAAAGATGTTCAAAAACTTCCATGGATACTGGTTGATTTATACTAATATTTGGCAAATATTTCAATCAAGTGTTGCtaaatttccattgaaattggctattttactttttttcagtGGAGGCATCAAACTCTGACAACTTAACAATTTCGTCGGAAATTCACCGATACTGACGAAGGATATTCATGTACCTTTCTATTGGAGTATGATCACCAGTTTTTAGGACAAATCATCGACAATGTAGAAGTTGTCGCCCATTTTTTCATCTATGATTTGGACTAAGAGTGGGCAAAACCCGACTAGGACCGACCAACCCGCCCGAACCGAactatttgggtcggtttgggttggtttttaagtCTTAATCGGGTTGGGTCGGTTACAGATGCATTCGATCCATCGTTTTCGGTTTGGGTTAAGGGTGGGTAGAAAATTtatccaacccaaaccgaaccgacccatacCAATCGCCTTTTTACTTTTTCTGTGAATTTGatgcttgaaaattaaaaaggaaatctCTTGCTCTCTGCCAGTCTGCCTTCATCTCTCGTCTTTTTCCACCTCTCCAGGAATTTGatgcttgaaaattaaaaagcaaatcTCTTGCTCTCTGCCAGTCTGCCTTCGTCTCTCGTCTCTTTCCACCTTTCCAGGAACTTTTCTAAGGTTAGCCATTTCTCAGATTGTATtattgcttctctctctctctctctctctctctctgtatggTGTGGCACCGTCGGGCATCGACAACTAATCGGACAGATTAGGGTTCAGCTTCtctgttaaggttttgttttcatacttttttttctcatttgtttctctctctttctcgcaGATCTAGCCAGTGGTATTTGAAGAGAAGGGTACCATTCGAGCTTCAATGGTAGTTTCTTAACATCACTGtgagtttctctctctctctctctctctctctctctaaaaacctctaattttatttctttttgtgaaGCATTTGTAttgcaaaatcaaattttttttcagtttGTAAAGTAGGCATTcggtgattttgtttttcaatctttGTGTGTTTTGTAATAAAAGTACGAGATTCTAGAAATGGAAATGTGCGGTTGTGACTGTTTGGTTACTTAGAATTTCAGATGATGAAaagaaataccttttttttatatatattaggatttttctgttttttaccGTGTAGGATTATTTCTGCTGATGCCTATGGTTTATACCTGCATTAGATTAGTCTCTCTATTTCTTACCACCCGCCTCTTTCCACCTCAACTtcatttgttgtttttcttccttACTTGGGTTCTAAATAAGAAAATGGctatcatttaaattttgatttttgctcTTTGATTACATTCATTGGTAATTAACTAATTGGATATGAGgaaagattaaatatatatatatatatatatatatatatatatctatgcatTGTGAGAACTTTCTCCTTTAATTTCATATGAAttcattttagattttaattatttatataattatccaGATTTACAACATAGGTTGGTTTGTTAGCTAACTGAGCTACTCACTGTTGGTCTCAACTAGAAAGCATCCTGAGAGGAACAAGAAGGATAGGATTCCAAGTTCCATTTGattttggttgagaaatttggaggtaagttattagacttttttctcattatttttgcaTCAATTTGTGAAATTTGAAGTTCATTAGAAGTGGGAAGGTGAAAATTAGTTTTGGAAAGTGTAGTGAAGCTTAGGCTGTGAAATTGTTTGCTGTGAAGTTTGGAGATTGTGAAGTGAAATTTGTGTTATTTGATTGCTATGAAGTTATTATGAACAATGTGTGAATCTCATATTGATTGCGGCCCCAAACAAACATCAAACCATTAAATGTGTCATCGGATATGCATTAAAAACCCTTcacatttttcttctctttgatATGGACTTTACTCCTAAATCTTTTAAAACTgatcctaaatttatttttcatttttttctatttttttcgaTTGAAGGATTTGATTCTAATGTGtcaacagatttttttttctttttttgagtaaaccgataaccaaaaaaaaaaaaaaaaaaaaacacagcaaGCACCTTAATGTAGTAAATTAAGTAAAACTAATTCTTTTCACATGGATGTGCATGAAATcttattatactttttgttttcttgtttctttttatatgtttttcaatagatttttttgtttttaataggttaTAGATGGATGAAGACCACAAtgatttgtatgatattaatgaattggAAGAATATCTAAATGAATCAGAGAAAGCTGAGTCTCAACCTTCAAAATCGGATAAATCTTATAAGAcacaaaagagaaaaccttctagggctccatcttgggtttgggaacattttgaaaaaatttcagaTAGTGATCCAAGTAATCCTAGATGCAAATGTAAATATTGTGGGGTAGATTATGCATGTGATACTAAGAGGTGTGGAACTAGTACGTTACGGAATCATTTGATGAACCAATGCAAGAAATACCCTAATAGGACAGTGGAGAAAAGCCAACAAGTTCTTTCTTTcgatagtagtagtagtaatttGGTGTCTACAAGTACAACATTTAGTAAAGAGGCATGTAGGCTTGCATGTGCTCAAATGATCATCATAGACGAGTTGCCATTTAGCCATGTTGAAGGGGAAgggtttagaaagttttgtaataCTTTGAACCCTAAGTATGAACCTCCATCTCGTAGAACAATTTCTAGAGATGTGTTTCAATTGtacttagatgagaaaaaaattttgaaaagtgtgttttcattgaggaagcaaagggtttgtcttacgacggatacatggacttccattcaaaataacaattatatgactcttaccgctcatttcattgatgatgattggaagttgcataagagaattataaatttttgtattgtccAAAATCACAAGGGTGAGACAATTGGTaaggttatagaaaattgtttaattgaatggggtattaaaagggttttcacaataacggttgataatgcttcttcaaatgatgtggctattaattttgtgaaaaaaagattagattattggaaaggaaatgttttggatGGTGAGTTTTTGCATGTTCGTTGTGCTGCACATATTGTAAATTTGATTGTGACATTTGGATTAAGGGAAATTCATGATAGTATTGATGGAATTCGTAATGCTATTAGATATGTTCAATCATCGCCTTCAAGGTTAAccaaatttaaagaatgtgtagaAAAGGAGAAGATGGAATTTAGAGAAACCGTGGTTTTGGATGTGTCTACTAGGTGGAATTCtacctatttgatgttgaattcggctttgaagtatcaaaaagCTTTTGATAGGATGGTAGATGATGATGGTTTTTTTCTTGGATATTTTGAGGAGGATGAAGTTGGAAGGAAGAGAGCTGGGCCACCTCAAAGTAAAGACTGGGATAAtgcaagggtttttgtgaaatttcttgctacttTTTATGAGATTACCTTaaaatttagtgcctctttgactgctacttctaatatatgtttttatgaattgagtttgatgtataatgcacttgttgaatggagtaatagtcaaaaccatttgatggccgatatggcaaagaaaatgttgacAAAGTTCGAGAAATATTGGGGTTCACTTGGAAATGTCAACAAGTTGTTACTTATTGCCGTTATACTTGATCCACGATATAAGCTAgaatatgtatcatatctttttgaggATGCTTATGAAAGTGGTATGGTTGAATCTTTGACTAAGGATGTGAAAGATACTTTATATAATCTTTATGACTTTTATAAAGAACTTGATTCTATGGATGAGAGTTCTAAAGTGTCTAATCCTAATGATAATCAATCAATACGAGCACAACAAAGTGGGATGATGGTGGATTCAATGGATGATGAAAGTATAGATGATCGTCGGTGTTTgaaagaatcacaatttaaaaaaagaaaaatggagaaaaatgtattggaaataaagaatgaggttgataaatttttgtttgatccatatgaggatgtggagagtgagaaatttgatattttggcttggtggaaaaataattgcacaaaatatcgaattttatctcaaattgcaagAGATGTATATGCCATTCCAGTTTCTACAGTAGCATCTGAATCTGCATTTAGTACCGGAGGACGTATTCTTGATGCATTTCGAAGTTCATTGGGTCCAAAgatggtggaggctttgatttgttcACAAAATTGGTTGAAATCAAATTATATGAGATATGATTATAGAGTTGAAGTACCAATTAAGGATGTTGcatattatgattctattgaatcaggtacgatttttttttaattatttgtaattttatttttatcatgttttttagagctttttaaatttttttagtaatatttacaacgtctttttagtatttattgattaatttaatattatattttaatttgtttaggagcatcttgtgttacaaaacaaaatctacCTCCATCTAATTGATCTATGATTGcttggtaagtttgttgttaattccaattattttttaaattagataatagTTTAGTAATATACTAAATTGCACTTAAGTTTATTGATTGCTagttacatttaatatttaatgtgtaattttaatgcttgttgaaggatgaatggaatATGGCTTTGCATGGCATATTGTAATAATGTGATTGTAGTTGATGGTGGTTGCTCGTGGAATGAAGTGTGTGGAAGAAGActatttaaaatactttttatttttatgtattgttagtttattaaattctaagttaattttgaagtttaaaatatcaaatatggttatattctattttataactAATATTGGTTGTAAACATGTtgtagaatttatttgttgttgtatgatgtatttgtataattaggtgatagctataaacttgtattgtagttgtatagttttatgttgtattatttcacatgtttgatgcttaatagttagtttatttagtatttttactTAAGtgaatgtatgttaaaattatttaagttagataatagtttgaaaaagatatttaatttaaaatataatgcatgaataataatataattaaagattgataattaaaaaggcctaaaaaagattttaaacaattttggttcaatgtatcaaaattcatatctcaaaataataaaaataaaaaaatttggaccgAAACCCATCATGAGATCCAAACCGgtccaaaccaaaaataaaaaaatttgggctgaAGCTCATCATGAGGCCCAAACcggcctaaaccaaaaataaaaaaatttgggctgaAGCCCATCATAAGGCCCAAACCGTGAACCCAAACCAAATCGAACCGATGATcatcggttcggttcggttcggatTGAATGTGACGGTCGGTTAGATTCGGTTTTGTATCCAACCCAAACCAAATTAGtcggttcggtttaaaaaaatccacaaaaccGAACCAAGCTGAACCGAGTCCACCCCTAATTTggaccatgtatatatatgtattctgtTAGAATAAGACCCGGGCTACATGgctagttagaaaaaaaaaaaaattttgatagtttTTTAAGGTATAAGTAGATGTGCTCAACCACTAGAATTAATATTGTTCGTTGCTGATGTTGATCTTTTCCTAATTAATATGGTTGTTATTTTCCttggaataaataaatacataaataaaaataaactaaatattgttattttctttagaataaataaataaatgaaaaagacaaaaagcacAACTAGTCAAAGTGACAGAGGAACATAAGACACATGGGACGTAACGACCATAATTCTTTGGATTGAACGCAGAAAAAGCACAACTAGTCAAAGTATTCTCAGACGACCAAGACTTGTgagtcaattaattaaataataaaatcatatttatgatttttattaaattcggaaaattttcatttggatgtttcaattttttcttaattatatataaatttatttaaaaattattatttttatatttatcaaaatatattcacctagcatataattaattttaaccgttaaaaattagaaacctattttcacaatttattcaatcataaaatataaatttttaatattcatttctttttaaaaactaacatataaatatgttttcatatatatgaaaaattaaaaggagTTGATCAATGAttcttccccaaaaaaaaaaaaatctaaataaaatttggcaaaattaaaggatttgaatgaaatttatcatatcaaattttaagtgattttattattattatttttttaaaaaaaatcatatagatCCCTACACGTctcaattacatataaattttacaatattaaaaaattattattaattttttattagttaattttaatagctatcagttaaaattgaattttacaatattattcaattttaaaacattaacttttaatttctatgaaaattaattgataaaaatggaggaattgatttattttaataaatacagaaaattaaaatgaagataaggataattttttaaaatcatgggttataaatgtaattatctttccataaaaaaaagaaaaaagaaaaagaaaaaaagaaaaaagcaaaagactagcattatttagtttatattgttataaacatatatattgttcATGACAACCCCACACCATTccatccaagaaaaaaaaaaaaggggcaggAACCAGGCTGTTTGGGCCCTGAAAGTAAACTTGAGAAAACAATTTAACGAGAACAATCATCCTGGttcaaatcataattaaactttAGCTAATAAGCTCTCATGGCTTCTATACCAATTCTCCTTACAATATTGTCTGTTTTTCCGGTCGCCATTAATGCAAAAGCTCAAACAGAGTACCCAAATAACATTACCCGAGGTTCTATGTTGTCCCCAAATACCATCAACTCATCATGGACATCACCTTCTGGTCTTTTCTCATTTGGTTTCTATCCACAAGGCAACGGCTACCGTGTTGGCATATGGATGGCTACTGATGAACCTGAAACTCCCGTAGTCGTCTGGACTGCAAATCGAGATGATCCCCCTTGTTCCCCTGGCGCTACGTTGGAGCTTACAGGAAGGTTGGTTCTTAGAACTGAACAAGGTGAAGAAAAAAACATTACTTACACTGATGATCTTCCAGAGCCAGCAACTTCAGCAGCTATGCTTGATGATGGAAACTTCCAACTCTTTAACGGCTCTGGTTATCTCATGTGGCAGAGTTTCCACCACCCAACTGACACCATACTAGGAGGTCAGGTTCTAACTTCTGGCTTTTGGTTGCAATCTAGCATATCTAGATCCGATCACTCAAGCGGACTATTTATGCTCCGTATGCAAGATGATGGAAACCTCGTTTGCTATCCTGCAAACATCTCCAACAATCCAGACACTTCATATTGGAGCACCGGAACTTTTAACTCTAATGCAATGCTAAATCTTAGCCATTTGGGTTATCTATCTCTAGAGGATTCATACGGAGAACCAATACGCTTTCTTTCAAATGGATCTTATCCTAGAAGAAACAAAACTATCATCTACAGAGCGACGCTGGACAGCGACGGAATTTTTAGATTGTATTCGCACTACATTGCAAGCAACGTAAGCTCAAAGGTGACAGAGGAATGGTCGTCTATGCAAAATCCATGCGAAGCAAAAGGAATTTGTGGTTTGAACAGTTTCTGCCAATTGGTTAATAACAAATCTGAATGTTCATGTTATCCTGGATCTGTTTCTTTCGACCCCAGCATGATGTTCTTAGGCTGCTATCAGAATTTCAGCGCAGAGAGCTACAGAGACAATGAAGAAGCTGACCTTGCTCTGAGGTATAATTTTACTTCTTTAAACAATATTCGGTGGGATGATCCTCCTTATGCAGTAGAGATATTGATGGAGGAAGCTTGCAAGGGGTCTTGCATGGAAGACTTTTACTGTTGGGCAGTGCTGTATGAAAGTACTAGTTGTCGTAAATATAACTATCCACTAAGATATGGTAAACAGAGTAAGAATATAACTACAAAAGCCCTCTTTAAGGtggttttgaaaaatattcGTATGGCGAAGGAATCGAATTATATTCGTCCAGTCCCTCCAAATGATGAGAGCAGGATCAAAACAGTATTGTTTATTCTGGGATTAAGTTTGGGTTCTGTTGCATGCTTGTGTTTTGCCTTTGCAGTTTCAAGTTTCATTGTTTACAGGTACAAATATCATAGGTATAAAAAACTGTTGGAAAATACAAAATTGGGATTAGCTGAAGATTTTACTTTGCAATCATTTTCATACAATGAGCTTCAGCAAGCAACAAATGGATTCAGTGAAGAGAAAGGAAGAGGGACTTTTGGAGCCGTTTACAAAGGGAATTTACCTGAGAGTAACAAAACCATTGCAGTCAAAAGACTAGAGAAATTTGTGGAAGAGGGAGTAAGAGAATTTCGAGCTGAAATGACTACAATTGGAAGGACTCATCATAGAAACTTAGTTCAGTTGCTTGGTTTTTGTATTGAGGGATCCAAAAAAATTCTTGTCTATGAATTCATGAGCAATGGTTCACTTGCAGATCGTCTCTTCAAGGCGGTATCACCGCCAACATGGCAAGAAAGGGTGAGATTTGTATTCGATGTGGCAAGGGGAATGTTCTACCTACATGAAGAGTGTGGAGTGCATATCATCCACTGCAACTTGAAACCCCAAAATATACTCCTGGATGATACTTGGACTGCTAAGATCTCTGATTTCGGTTTTGCGAGGTTGTTGCCCAATCAAGCAAAAACATCCATGGGAGTTCAAGGAACGTCATCAGAGTACTTAGCTCCTGAATGGCAAAAGAATGCCTTGATATCAGTAAAAGCTGATATTTATAGTTTCGGCATCGTACTTTTGGAAATCATATGTTGCAGAAGAAATATTAAAGTTAATGTTTCAACTCCGGATGAGATAACTCTTTCCAAGTGGGTTTATAAATGCTTTAAAGCTAAAGAGTTGCACAAACTTGTGGAATTTGAAGACGTAGACTTTCCAACACTAGAGAGAATGATCAAAGTTGGGTTATGGTGCATCCAAGATGATCCAGCTTTGCGTCCTTTGATGAAGAATGTAATCTTGATGTTGGAAGGCACAATGAATATACCTGTACCTCCATCTCCAGAACTTATTGTTCTTCCTTGATATGATTAGTTTCTCCTATGTCTAGGCCAATATGTGTATGCCTATATGACTTTGTATTTGTGTACGTCcatgtatatgtatttatgtttgGTTTGATGTATTTCTGATGATATCTTTTTATAGGTATGTAGGTggatacatattaattaatggCGATATTTTGGatataaaactaaaagaaaagaaccaaaaaaaaaaaaaaaaaacaaaattgataatGGCTATATATTTTCGgtctgtttatttttttatcattaaaaaaataaaaaataaaaaaagaagaaattaggAGTTAAATTTCTCTGATCGGGGTTATGAtggagttttaaaaa
It encodes:
- the LOC125420155 gene encoding G-type lectin S-receptor-like serine/threonine-protein kinase LECRK2, whose translation is MASIPILLTILSVFPVAINAKAQTEYPNNITRGSMLSPNTINSSWTSPSGLFSFGFYPQGNGYRVGIWMATDEPETPVVVWTANRDDPPCSPGATLELTGRLVLRTEQGEEKNITYTDDLPEPATSAAMLDDGNFQLFNGSGYLMWQSFHHPTDTILGGQVLTSGFWLQSSISRSDHSSGLFMLRMQDDGNLVCYPANISNNPDTSYWSTGTFNSNAMLNLSHLGYLSLEDSYGEPIRFLSNGSYPRRNKTIIYRATLDSDGIFRLYSHYIASNVSSKVTEEWSSMQNPCEAKGICGLNSFCQLVNNKSECSCYPGSVSFDPSMMFLGCYQNFSAESYRDNEEADLALRYNFTSLNNIRWDDPPYAVEILMEEACKGSCMEDFYCWAVLYESTSCRKYNYPLRYGKQSKNITTKALFKVVLKNIRMAKESNYIRPVPPNDESRIKTVLFILGLSLGSVACLCFAFAVSSFIVYRYKYHRYKKLLENTKLGLAEDFTLQSFSYNELQQATNGFSEEKGRGTFGAVYKGNLPESNKTIAVKRLEKFVEEGVREFRAEMTTIGRTHHRNLVQLLGFCIEGSKKILVYEFMSNGSLADRLFKAVSPPTWQERVRFVFDVARGMFYLHEECGVHIIHCNLKPQNILLDDTWTAKISDFGFARLLPNQAKTSMGVQGTSSEYLAPEWQKNALISVKADIYSFGIVLLEIICCRRNIKVNVSTPDEITLSKWVYKCFKAKELHKLVEFEDVDFPTLERMIKVGLWCIQDDPALRPLMKNVILMLEGTMNIPVPPSPELIVLP